A single region of the Pseudomonas mandelii genome encodes:
- a CDS encoding DNA polymerase II has translation MDLQQGFVLTRHWRDTPAGTQVEFWLATDAGPQRIRLPHQPSVAFIPAARREQAEAVLRGEKNVELKPLALQDFEHRPVLGLYCQQHGQLMRLETALRKAGVEMFEADVRPPERYMMERFITAPVLFGGTPGTEGLLLDAQMKPAPDYRPNLRLVSLDIETTAQGELYSIALEGCGERQVYMLGPPNGDDSAVDFQLDYCDSRTVLLKKLNEWFARHDPDAIIGWNVVQFDLRVLHQHARQLGVPLKLGRGGEEMQWREHGSRNHYFASAAGRLIIDGIESLRSATWSFPSFSLENVAQTLLGEGKAISTPYQRMDEINRMFAEDKPALATYNLKDCELVTRIFAKTELLTFLLERASVTGLPADRSGGSVAAFTHLYMPLMHRQGFVAPNLGNKPAQASPGGFVMDSQPGLYESVLVLDYKSLYPSIIRTFLIDPVGLIEGLQHPEDSNSVPGFRGARFSRTRHCLPAIVARVAEGRETAKREHNAPLSQALKIIMNAFYGVLGSSGCRFFDTRLASSITLRGHEIMLRTRQLIEAQGHTVIYGDTDSTFVWLRRAHGQDEAAQIGRALVDHVNQWWREHVQQEYGLESALELQFETHYKRFLMPTIRGAEEGSKKRYAGLVTRADGTDEMVYKGLETVRTDWSPLARQFQQELYSRIFHRQPYQDYVRDYVRKTLAGEFDDRLIYRKRLRRTLDDYERNVPPHVRAARIADDYNDQQGRPRQYQNGGWISYVISVAGPEPLEIRSAPIDYDHYVTRQLQPVADAILPFVDDDFSTLIGGQLGLF, from the coding sequence CGCAAGTCGAGTTCTGGCTGGCGACCGACGCCGGTCCCCAACGTATCCGTCTGCCACATCAACCGTCGGTGGCATTTATCCCGGCGGCCCGGCGCGAGCAAGCCGAGGCTGTTTTGCGCGGCGAAAAAAATGTCGAGCTCAAGCCATTGGCCCTTCAGGATTTCGAGCACCGCCCGGTGCTCGGCCTGTATTGCCAGCAACACGGTCAGTTGATGCGCCTGGAAACCGCGCTGCGCAAAGCCGGCGTCGAGATGTTCGAAGCCGACGTGCGCCCGCCGGAACGCTACATGATGGAGCGCTTTATCACCGCGCCGGTCCTTTTTGGTGGCACGCCAGGGACCGAAGGCCTGCTGCTCGACGCGCAGATGAAGCCCGCTCCCGACTACCGGCCCAACCTCAGGCTGGTGTCCCTGGACATCGAAACCACGGCTCAGGGCGAGTTGTATTCCATTGCCCTGGAAGGCTGCGGCGAGCGCCAGGTCTACATGCTTGGTCCGCCCAATGGCGATGACAGCGCGGTGGATTTCCAACTCGACTACTGCGACTCCCGAACCGTCCTGCTGAAAAAGCTCAACGAATGGTTCGCCCGCCATGACCCCGACGCGATCATTGGCTGGAACGTCGTGCAGTTCGACCTGCGCGTGCTGCACCAGCACGCCCGTCAGCTGGGTGTACCGCTGAAACTGGGGCGTGGCGGCGAAGAAATGCAATGGCGCGAGCACGGCAGCCGCAACCATTACTTCGCCTCCGCCGCCGGCCGGTTGATCATCGACGGCATCGAATCCCTGCGCTCGGCGACCTGGAGCTTCCCCTCGTTCAGCCTGGAAAACGTCGCGCAAACCCTGCTCGGCGAGGGCAAGGCGATCAGCACGCCGTACCAGCGCATGGACGAAATCAACCGCATGTTCGCCGAGGACAAGCCGGCACTCGCCACGTACAACCTCAAGGACTGCGAGCTGGTGACGCGGATTTTCGCCAAGACCGAGCTGCTGACCTTCCTCCTGGAACGGGCCAGCGTCACCGGTTTGCCGGCGGACCGCAGTGGCGGTTCGGTGGCGGCGTTCACCCACCTGTACATGCCGCTGATGCACCGACAGGGGTTTGTCGCGCCGAATCTGGGCAACAAGCCCGCGCAGGCCAGCCCCGGCGGTTTTGTCATGGACTCGCAGCCGGGCTTGTACGAGTCGGTGCTGGTGCTCGACTACAAAAGCCTCTATCCGTCGATTATCCGCACTTTCCTGATTGACCCGGTCGGGCTGATCGAAGGCTTGCAGCATCCCGAAGACAGCAACTCCGTGCCGGGTTTTCGCGGTGCGCGTTTTTCCAGGACCCGGCATTGCCTGCCGGCGATCGTCGCGCGGGTAGCCGAAGGCCGCGAGACCGCCAAGCGCGAGCACAACGCGCCGTTGTCGCAAGCGCTGAAGATCATCATGAACGCCTTCTATGGAGTGCTCGGTTCCAGTGGCTGCCGCTTCTTCGATACGCGTCTGGCGTCGTCCATCACCTTGCGCGGCCACGAGATCATGCTGCGCACCCGGCAGCTGATCGAAGCCCAGGGGCACACGGTGATTTACGGCGACACCGACTCGACCTTCGTCTGGCTGCGTCGCGCTCACGGTCAGGACGAGGCCGCGCAGATCGGCCGCGCGCTGGTGGACCACGTCAACCAGTGGTGGCGCGAGCATGTGCAACAGGAATACGGGCTGGAAAGCGCTCTGGAATTGCAGTTCGAGACCCACTACAAACGCTTTCTGATGCCGACGATTCGCGGCGCCGAGGAGGGCAGCAAGAAGCGTTACGCCGGGCTGGTCACCCGCGCCGATGGCACTGACGAAATGGTTTACAAGGGCCTGGAAACCGTGCGCACCGACTGGTCGCCGCTGGCCCGGCAATTCCAGCAGGAACTGTACTCACGGATTTTCCATCGCCAGCCCTATCAGGATTACGTGCGCGACTACGTGCGCAAGACCCTGGCCGGCGAGTTCGACGACCGCCTGATCTACCGCAAGCGCCTGCGCCGTACTCTGGATGACTATGAACGCAACGTGCCGCCCCACGTCCGTGCGGCGCGGATCGCCGATGACTACAACGACCAGCAGGGCCGCCCCCGGCAATACCAGAACGGCGGCTGGATCAGCTACGTGATCAGCGTCGCCGGGCCCGAACCGCTGGAGATTCGCAGCGCGCCCATCGACTACGACCATTACGTCACCCGGCAACTGCAACCGGTGGCGGATGCGATTCTGCCCTTCGTGGACGACGACTTTTCAACCTTGATTGGTGGGCAACTGGGCTTGTTTTGA
- a CDS encoding DUF1810 domain-containing protein, producing MRSTDQLDDFNLPRFVQAQDPVFEWVREELKAGRKRRHWMWFVFPQFAGLGGSQMSRHYAIRSREEAVAYLAHPTLGARLRTCTQLVLDIKQRSIAEIFGHPDNLKFHSSMTLFAQIAPKGSVFHKALDQYFHGIRDDWTLQLLDSKQAQLPTNQG from the coding sequence ATGAGAAGCACTGATCAGCTCGACGACTTCAATTTGCCACGCTTTGTGCAAGCACAAGACCCCGTGTTCGAGTGGGTCCGGGAAGAGTTGAAAGCCGGCCGCAAGCGCCGGCACTGGATGTGGTTCGTTTTTCCGCAGTTCGCCGGATTGGGCGGTAGCCAGATGTCTCGACATTACGCGATCCGCTCCCGCGAGGAAGCCGTGGCCTACCTTGCGCATCCAACGCTGGGCGCTCGCCTGCGAACCTGCACTCAATTGGTCCTGGACATCAAACAACGCTCGATCGCCGAGATTTTCGGACACCCCGACAACCTCAAGTTTCACTCGTCGATGACCCTGTTCGCCCAAATCGCCCCCAAGGGCAGCGTGTTCCATAAGGCACTGGATCAATACTTTCACGGCATACGGGATGACTGGACGCTGCAGCTGCTGGACTCAAAACAAGCCCAGTTGCCCACCAATCAAGGTTGA
- a CDS encoding TolC family outer membrane protein, which translates to MDRHCLIFCLLALSFPVGAMDLKQAWDLLQYQGPVYRAAVHEKEAGLENRAIGQAGLLPQISASAYDNKVNGTQRQSGIERDLDYDSKGANVRLRQPLFNKQKMAEFRQGKQRADYSVAVFDAKSQDAAVRLAESYFDVLLASETIILAKAKLNAFDEQLASAKRRMELGAGTVTDIDESIARRDLAAVELIEAQDNLVNARRKLEEYIGESPESLTTLRPTFNTPPLLPSNLQDWLIKAQTDSPLIHARRHSSDLAEEEVKRARAGHWPTLDFVAGYTAGDSQSISELNQRNRYASIGLEANFPLYNGGGTSALTRQASANSYKALDELDATRQEVISGTTREYRGVESGAQRIRALERAVESNERSLTSTRKGFKEGGTSTNSDVLNAEELLFDARHDLFEAKLRYLMSRLRLASSVGSLGDDDIDHINDYLGPELLVTN; encoded by the coding sequence ATGGACCGTCATTGCCTGATCTTTTGCCTGCTTGCGCTGTCCTTCCCGGTTGGCGCCATGGACCTCAAGCAAGCCTGGGATCTGTTGCAGTACCAAGGCCCCGTCTATCGCGCCGCCGTACATGAAAAAGAGGCCGGCCTGGAAAACCGCGCCATTGGCCAGGCCGGCCTGCTACCGCAGATCAGTGCCTCGGCCTACGACAACAAGGTCAATGGCACCCAGCGCCAGAGCGGCATCGAAAGGGATCTCGACTACGACTCCAAGGGCGCTAACGTGCGCTTGCGCCAGCCGCTGTTCAACAAACAGAAAATGGCCGAGTTCCGCCAGGGTAAACAGCGTGCCGACTACAGCGTCGCGGTGTTCGATGCCAAGAGTCAGGACGCCGCAGTGCGCCTGGCCGAAAGCTATTTCGACGTGCTCCTGGCCAGCGAAACCATCATCCTTGCCAAAGCCAAGTTAAACGCCTTTGACGAGCAACTCGCTTCGGCTAAACGACGCATGGAGTTGGGGGCCGGTACCGTCACCGACATCGACGAGTCGATCGCTCGCCGCGACCTCGCCGCGGTTGAGCTGATCGAAGCGCAGGACAACCTGGTCAACGCGCGCCGCAAGCTTGAGGAATACATCGGAGAATCCCCCGAATCCCTTACCACCTTGCGTCCGACCTTCAATACGCCACCGCTGCTACCGAGCAACCTGCAGGACTGGTTAATCAAGGCTCAGACTGACAGCCCGCTGATCCATGCGCGCCGTCATAGCAGCGACCTCGCTGAAGAAGAAGTGAAGCGCGCCAGGGCTGGTCACTGGCCGACACTTGATTTCGTTGCCGGCTACACCGCGGGCGATAGCCAATCAATCTCCGAGCTGAATCAACGCAACCGCTACGCCTCAATCGGGCTGGAGGCAAACTTCCCGTTGTACAACGGTGGTGGCACTAGCGCGTTGACGCGCCAGGCGAGTGCCAATAGCTATAAGGCCCTGGACGAACTCGACGCTACGCGCCAGGAAGTCATCTCCGGTACCACCCGTGAGTATCGCGGCGTAGAGAGCGGCGCCCAACGTATTCGCGCGCTGGAGAGAGCAGTGGAGTCCAACGAACGCTCACTGACTTCGACACGCAAAGGCTTCAAAGAAGGCGGCACCAGCACCAACTCGGACGTTCTCAATGCCGAAGAGCTGCTCTTCGATGCGCGCCACGATTTGTTCGAGGCCAAGCTGCGCTACTTGATGTCGCGCCTGCGCCTGGCCTCTTCGGTGGGCAGTCTGGGCGACGACGATATTGACCACATCAACGACTACCTCGGCCCGGAACTGTTGGTCACCAACTGA
- a CDS encoding HlyD family type I secretion periplasmic adaptor subunit, translated as MQMSQHTEMILADPRNVVDLDVGKPVRWGMLLMLAGFGGFLLWSWLAPLDAGVVATGTVKVTSNRKAVQHLTGGTVEAILVREGDAVKKGQELVRLDSLRAASEQGAVSAQYIVSKTVENRLEAERDGRDVVNYDPELLKRFGNDHRLVAAMNLQQRLLDTRRAGLAGEISILQENLAASAVQLKGLQQVYGARASQIDFLNQELKGTRVLAAEGYVPRNRLLELERSNSDLSAGQAENLNNIARIRSQTTEIKLRILQRQHDYQKEVESQLTDTAKENTTLADRLRALDYEVTHTVIRSPIDGIVHSLSIATIGGIIQPGFKIMEIVPDNEPLQVDAMIPVQAIDKMVPGLAVDIAFPAFNHAQTPNIPGRVKTVSADRLLDEESKQPFYLAQVEVTPDGMSQLGSNHIRPGMPASVTIKTGERNLMSYLLKPMLERVDSSFKEQ; from the coding sequence ATGCAAATGAGCCAACACACCGAGATGATTCTCGCCGATCCCAGGAACGTGGTGGATCTGGACGTCGGTAAACCCGTGCGCTGGGGCATGTTGCTGATGCTCGCCGGCTTCGGCGGCTTCCTCCTGTGGTCCTGGCTGGCGCCACTGGATGCCGGCGTGGTCGCGACTGGCACGGTCAAAGTCACCAGCAATCGTAAAGCCGTGCAGCATCTGACCGGCGGCACTGTGGAGGCCATTCTTGTTCGCGAAGGTGATGCAGTGAAAAAAGGCCAGGAGCTGGTCCGCCTCGACTCGCTGCGCGCCGCCTCCGAACAGGGTGCGGTCAGCGCCCAGTACATCGTCAGCAAGACGGTGGAAAACCGTCTGGAAGCGGAACGCGACGGTCGCGACGTGGTGAACTACGACCCCGAATTGCTCAAGCGCTTCGGGAATGACCACCGCCTGGTGGCCGCCATGAATCTGCAACAACGCCTGCTGGATACCCGACGCGCCGGCCTCGCTGGCGAAATCAGCATCCTTCAGGAAAACCTCGCGGCGTCGGCGGTGCAGCTCAAGGGCCTGCAGCAGGTCTATGGCGCCCGCGCCTCGCAGATCGACTTCCTCAACCAGGAACTAAAAGGTACCCGCGTGCTGGCGGCCGAAGGCTATGTGCCACGCAACCGCCTGCTTGAGCTGGAACGCAGCAATTCCGACCTCTCCGCCGGCCAGGCCGAAAACCTCAACAACATCGCCCGCATACGCAGCCAGACCACCGAAATCAAGCTGCGCATCCTTCAGCGCCAGCACGATTACCAGAAGGAAGTCGAATCGCAGCTCACCGACACCGCCAAGGAAAATACCACCCTGGCCGACCGCTTGCGTGCGCTGGACTATGAAGTGACCCACACGGTGATTCGCTCGCCGATTGATGGCATCGTCCATTCACTGAGCATTGCGACCATCGGCGGGATCATTCAGCCCGGCTTCAAAATCATGGAAATCGTTCCGGACAATGAACCGCTGCAGGTTGACGCGATGATTCCGGTACAGGCGATCGACAAGATGGTCCCCGGCCTGGCCGTGGACATTGCGTTTCCGGCCTTCAACCATGCCCAGACGCCCAACATCCCTGGCCGTGTGAAGACAGTCTCCGCCGACCGCCTGCTCGACGAGGAAAGCAAGCAACCGTTCTATCTGGCACAGGTAGAAGTCACTCCCGATGGCATGAGCCAGCTTGGCAGCAATCACATTCGTCCCGGTATGCCCGCCAGCGTCACCATCAAGACCGGCGAGCGCAACTTGATGAGCTATCTTCTCAAACCAATGCTCGAGCGTGTCGACAGCTCGTTCAAGGAACAATGA
- a CDS encoding type I secretion system permease/ATPase, translating into MHKLSSTRSELADALFRLRRSFYSLAGFSGVINVMMLTPAIYMLQVYDRALVSRNVTTLTMLTFLVIGLFLLMATLEMFRTRVLIRVGNCLDMDLNRRIFTAAFERNLSRAGGNPAQALQDLAQVRQFLTGNGLFAFFDAPWTPIYLLVAYLIHPLLGLVTLIGSLILVGLAYLTEKATQKPLAEANQAALTSASYANNNLRNAEVIEAMGMLPSIGKRWYQSHLHILEMQTLASDRAALISSTGRFVRITLQSLILGAGALLAIEGKITPGMMIACSILTGRALAPVEQVIASWKQLLGCRSAWARLNEMLNDYPRRPPSMSLQRPLGMLAVENVYAGAPGTSNTILRGVSFNLSPGESLGIIGPSASGKSTLARLLVGVWPAQAGKVRLDGADIFTWNKGELGPWLGYLPQDVELFEGTIADNIARFGEVDSDAVIRAARTTGVHEMILRLAQGYETRLGTDGSPLSGGQKQRIALARALYGEPNLIVLDEPNANLDDVGEKGLVEALAQLKNRGATVILISHRPNVLCAVDKVLMLRDGGVQMLGTRDEVFAALRKASVMPAGASTPLASVKSRE; encoded by the coding sequence ATGCACAAGCTCTCAAGTACCCGATCCGAACTGGCCGACGCGCTCTTTCGACTTCGCCGCAGTTTTTACTCGTTGGCCGGATTCAGCGGCGTCATCAACGTCATGATGTTGACGCCAGCTATTTATATGCTGCAGGTCTACGATCGGGCCTTGGTCAGTCGTAACGTCACAACATTGACGATGCTGACCTTCCTGGTGATAGGCCTGTTCTTGCTAATGGCCACGCTGGAAATGTTCCGCACCCGCGTGCTGATCCGAGTCGGCAACTGCCTCGACATGGACCTCAATCGACGCATTTTCACCGCAGCATTCGAGCGCAACCTGAGCCGCGCCGGAGGTAATCCGGCCCAGGCCCTGCAAGATCTCGCACAGGTGCGTCAATTTCTCACCGGCAATGGTCTGTTCGCATTCTTTGATGCGCCTTGGACCCCCATCTACCTGCTGGTCGCCTATTTGATCCACCCGCTGCTCGGACTGGTCACGCTGATCGGCTCGCTGATTCTGGTGGGCCTGGCTTATCTCACCGAGAAGGCAACGCAAAAGCCACTGGCCGAAGCCAATCAGGCTGCCCTCACCTCCGCCAGCTACGCCAACAACAACCTGCGCAACGCCGAGGTTATCGAGGCCATGGGCATGCTGCCTTCGATCGGCAAGCGCTGGTACCAAAGCCATTTGCACATTCTGGAAATGCAGACCCTGGCTTCCGACCGTGCTGCCCTGATCAGCAGTACCGGGCGCTTCGTGCGCATCACTTTGCAATCGCTGATCCTCGGCGCCGGCGCGTTGCTGGCGATCGAAGGCAAGATCACCCCGGGGATGATGATTGCTTGCTCGATCCTCACCGGCCGCGCGCTGGCCCCGGTTGAACAAGTCATCGCGTCGTGGAAGCAATTGCTTGGCTGCCGTTCGGCCTGGGCCCGGTTGAACGAGATGCTGAACGACTATCCTCGCCGGCCACCGAGCATGTCGCTGCAGCGGCCGCTGGGCATGCTGGCGGTGGAGAATGTGTATGCCGGTGCGCCCGGCACCAGCAACACGATTCTGCGCGGAGTGAGCTTCAACCTTTCCCCCGGCGAAAGCCTTGGCATTATCGGTCCATCCGCCTCGGGCAAATCCACCCTCGCTCGTCTGTTGGTTGGCGTTTGGCCGGCGCAGGCCGGCAAGGTGCGCCTGGACGGCGCGGACATATTCACCTGGAACAAGGGCGAACTTGGCCCCTGGCTCGGTTACCTGCCACAGGACGTGGAGCTGTTCGAGGGCACCATCGCCGACAACATTGCGCGCTTTGGCGAAGTGGACAGCGATGCGGTCATACGCGCCGCCAGGACGACTGGAGTGCACGAGATGATCCTGCGTTTGGCGCAGGGTTATGAGACCCGTCTGGGCACCGATGGCAGCCCGCTGTCCGGAGGCCAGAAGCAACGCATCGCCTTGGCTCGCGCGCTGTATGGAGAACCCAATCTGATTGTGCTGGACGAGCCGAACGCCAACCTCGACGACGTCGGTGAAAAGGGCTTGGTCGAGGCGCTGGCTCAACTGAAAAACCGCGGCGCCACCGTCATTCTGATTTCCCACCGTCCCAATGTGCTCTGCGCCGTCGATAAGGTGCTGATGCTGCGCGACGGCGGTGTGCAGATGCTCGGTACTCGCGACGAAGTATTTGCAGCGCTGCGCAAGGCCAGTGTGATGCCTGCGGGCGCATCGACTCCGCTGGCCTCCGTCAAATCACGGGAGTGA
- a CDS encoding aldo/keto reductase has protein sequence MRTLELAGVDVPVIGQGTWRMGEDPSQHNKEVAALRLGIELGMTLIDTAEMYAEGGAEEVVGEAITGLRDKVFLVSKVYPHNASRKGIPQACERSLRRLNTDYIDLYLLHWRGQYPLEETVAAFERLREDGKIGRWGVSNFDVDDLEELNSPACATNQVLYNLEERGIEFDLLPWCQQHQQPLMAYCPIGQGGTMLTHPALSQIAARHAAKPAQIALAWILRQTGVIAIPKAVAPEHVQLNAQAAQLRLDDEDLKALDHAFHAPQRKHRLAMV, from the coding sequence ATGCGGACCCTCGAACTGGCCGGCGTCGACGTACCGGTCATCGGTCAAGGCACCTGGCGCATGGGCGAAGATCCCTCGCAACACAACAAGGAAGTCGCCGCGCTGCGCCTGGGCATCGAGCTGGGCATGACCCTGATCGACACCGCCGAGATGTATGCCGAAGGCGGCGCGGAGGAAGTGGTGGGTGAAGCCATAACAGGCCTGCGCGACAAGGTCTTCCTGGTCAGCAAGGTCTACCCGCACAACGCCAGCCGCAAAGGCATCCCCCAGGCCTGCGAACGCAGCCTGCGGCGCTTGAACACCGATTACATCGATTTATACCTGCTGCATTGGCGCGGCCAGTATCCGCTCGAGGAAACCGTCGCAGCCTTCGAACGCCTGCGAGAAGACGGCAAAATCGGCCGTTGGGGCGTGTCCAATTTCGACGTTGACGACCTGGAGGAATTGAACTCACCGGCCTGCGCTACCAACCAGGTGCTGTACAACCTGGAAGAGCGCGGCATCGAATTTGATCTTCTGCCCTGGTGTCAACAGCATCAGCAGCCGTTGATGGCATACTGTCCCATCGGTCAGGGAGGAACGATGCTGACCCATCCGGCGCTCAGCCAGATTGCCGCCCGTCACGCCGCGAAGCCGGCTCAGATAGCACTGGCATGGATTCTGCGACAGACAGGCGTGATCGCCATCCCCAAAGCGGTCGCTCCTGAACATGTGCAACTGAATGCGCAGGCCGCACAACTGCGGCTCGACGACGAGGACTTGAAGGCGCTGGACCACGCGTTTCACGCGCCACAACGCAAGCACCGGTTGGCCATGGTCTAA
- a CDS encoding sulfite exporter TauE/SafE family protein has protein sequence MDFVNFGLVVAGLVVGFIVGMTGVGGGSLMTPILLWFGINPATAVGTDLLYAAITKSSGVLVHRKNNNIDWAITGWLTLGSVPAVALTLWFLSSLQTSPDAMNAVIKQALGFVLFATALAIFFKKRLLDFAHKRAGGHYNPSGSRLNVLTVITGLVLGTMVALTSIGAGALGTVALFILYPLLPTRRLVGTEIAHAVPLTLVAGLGHASMGNMDWQVLGYLLVGSLPGIYLGSHLTGRISDEVLRPCLATMLVLIGYKLAF, from the coding sequence ATGGATTTCGTTAACTTCGGGTTGGTGGTGGCAGGGTTGGTCGTCGGCTTTATCGTCGGCATGACCGGGGTAGGCGGTGGGTCTTTGATGACCCCGATTCTGCTGTGGTTCGGTATCAATCCGGCCACGGCGGTGGGCACCGACTTGCTGTACGCGGCCATTACCAAATCCAGCGGTGTGCTGGTTCATCGCAAGAACAACAATATCGACTGGGCGATCACCGGTTGGCTGACCCTCGGCAGCGTGCCGGCAGTAGCGCTGACGTTGTGGTTCCTGAGCAGTTTGCAGACTTCTCCCGACGCGATGAATGCCGTTATCAAACAAGCCCTCGGCTTCGTTCTGTTTGCCACGGCCCTGGCGATTTTCTTCAAAAAACGCCTGCTCGACTTCGCCCACAAACGGGCTGGCGGCCATTACAACCCCAGCGGTTCGCGCCTGAATGTGTTGACGGTCATCACCGGTCTGGTCCTGGGCACCATGGTCGCGCTGACCTCGATCGGTGCCGGCGCCCTCGGCACCGTAGCGCTGTTCATCCTCTATCCGTTGTTGCCGACCCGACGCCTCGTCGGCACGGAAATCGCCCACGCCGTGCCGTTGACCCTGGTCGCCGGCCTGGGCCATGCCAGCATGGGCAACATGGATTGGCAGGTGCTGGGTTACTTGCTGGTGGGTTCGCTGCCGGGGATTTACCTGGGCAGCCACTTGACCGGTCGTATCTCCGACGAAGTGCTGCGTCCTTGCCTGGCCACGATGCTGGTGTTGATCGGCTACAAACTGGCGTTTTAG
- a CDS encoding aldose epimerase family protein, which produces MLHSRHLLSGLGLSLMIATLPTQAAGLSSEHKAFGKTNDGTPVEQYVLRNSHGLQATIITYGGILQSLKVPDKNGKLDDVVLGFDDVQGYQSGTAYFGATIGRFGNRLANGAFELDGKRYQVPLNDGSNSLHGGPQGFDKHVWKAQPSKGKDSVGVTLTYLSADGEMGFPGNLKTEVTYSLTENNELRIDYKASTDKPTVLNLTNHSYFNLAGAGNGDVLKQLVTLHSTHYTPVTAKLIPTGELAPVAGTPMDFTQPTAIGKNIKADHPQLKFAEPKQGGFDFNWALDAKGDVGKLAADVSDPLSGRRLQLYTTEPGVQFYTSNFLDGTVKGKGGKVYPHWGAFTLETQHYPDSPNQPNFPSTRLDPGKTYTQSTVLKFSAH; this is translated from the coding sequence ATGCTGCACTCCCGACACCTGCTCTCCGGCCTCGGACTGTCCCTGATGATCGCTACCCTCCCCACTCAAGCGGCTGGTCTGTCCAGCGAACACAAAGCCTTCGGCAAGACCAACGACGGCACACCCGTCGAGCAATACGTCTTGCGCAACAGCCATGGCCTGCAAGCCACGATCATTACCTACGGCGGCATTTTGCAGTCGCTGAAGGTGCCGGACAAAAACGGCAAGCTCGACGACGTGGTGCTGGGTTTTGACGACGTTCAGGGCTATCAGAGCGGCACCGCTTACTTTGGCGCGACCATCGGGCGTTTCGGCAATCGCCTGGCCAACGGCGCGTTCGAACTGGACGGCAAACGCTATCAGGTGCCGCTCAACGACGGCTCCAACTCGCTGCACGGCGGCCCGCAAGGGTTTGACAAGCACGTGTGGAAAGCTCAGCCGAGCAAAGGCAAGGATTCTGTGGGCGTTACCCTGACCTATCTGTCGGCGGACGGCGAAATGGGCTTCCCCGGCAACCTCAAGACCGAGGTCACTTACAGCCTCACCGAGAACAATGAACTGCGCATCGACTACAAGGCCAGCACTGATAAACCGACCGTACTGAACCTGACCAATCACAGCTATTTCAACCTCGCCGGCGCGGGCAACGGGGATGTTCTGAAACAGCTCGTCACCCTGCATTCGACCCATTACACGCCGGTCACCGCCAAACTGATTCCGACCGGCGAACTGGCCCCGGTCGCGGGTACGCCGATGGACTTCACACAACCCACCGCCATCGGCAAAAACATCAAGGCCGATCACCCGCAACTGAAATTCGCCGAGCCGAAACAGGGCGGCTTTGACTTCAACTGGGCCCTGGACGCCAAGGGTGATGTGGGCAAGCTGGCGGCCGATGTCAGCGACCCACTCTCCGGGCGCCGCTTGCAGCTCTACACCACCGAACCCGGCGTGCAGTTCTACACCAGCAACTTCCTCGATGGCACGGTCAAGGGCAAGGGCGGCAAGGTTTATCCGCATTGGGGCGCGTTTACCCTTGAGACCCAGCACTACCCGGACTCACCGAACCAGCCGAACTTCCCGTCCACCCGACTTGACCCGGGCAAGACCTATACCCAGAGCACTGTGCTGAAGTTTTCGGCCCACTAA